From a single Nicotiana tabacum cultivar K326 chromosome 8, ASM71507v2, whole genome shotgun sequence genomic region:
- the LOC107809758 gene encoding beta-carotene isomerase D27, chloroplastic, with protein sequence MAMVHVPSPLFASLKGKVDIRVSCFSTSTSEPIEARKNKSPVAYKPGVFDNLFLSLFRNKMVQETRWDSDKPGYEGLIEVAHRLTVGQNNSETRDAAVRILRSLFPPLLLELYRMLVAPIDSGKFAALMVARVTALSCQWLMGPCAINSVDLPNGSSLMSGVFVEKCKYLEESKCVGVCINTCKLPTQTFFKDYMGVPLVMEPNFTDYSCQFKFGILPPQPEDDNTLKEPCLEICPNAVRRKEMNHNMDAHKCPKA encoded by the exons ATGGCTATGGTTCATGTGCCCTCGCCCCTTTTCGCTTCGCTCAAAGGAAAAGTTGATATTCGCGTTTCGTGCTTCTCTACTAGTACATCAGAACCT ATTGAAGCAAGAAAAAACAAGTCTCCTGTTGCTTACAAGCCCGGCGTGTTTGATAACTTGTTCCTAAGTCTATTCCGGAACAAAATGGTCCAG GAGACTCGGTGGGACTCTGATAAGCCTGGGTACGAGGGGCTAATTGAAGTGGCACATCGTCTGACTGTTGGTCAAAACAATTCCGAAACTAGAGACGCCGCG GTCCGGATATTGAGATCACTATTCCCTCCTCTGTTGTTGGAGCTCTACCGGATGCTTGTTGCACCTATAGATAGTGGTAAATTTGCAGCCTTGATGGTTG CAAGGGTGACTGCATTATCTTGTCAATGGCTCATGGGTCCGTGCGCTATTAATTCGGTGGATCTTCCTAATGGTTCCTCTTTGATGAGTGGG GTTTTTGTGGAGAAATGCAAGTATCTGGAAGAGAGCAAATGTGTCGGTGTATGTATTAATACATGTAAACTCCCTACACAG ACTTTCTTCAAGGATTACATGGGAGTTCCATTGGTGATGGAGCCAAACTTCACTGATTATAGCTGTCAG TTTAAATTCGGGATTCTACCTCCTCAGCCAGAAGATGACAACACTCTTAAAGAGCCATGCTTGGAGATATGCCCCAACGCTGTTCGTCGAAAAGAAATGAACCATAACATGGATGCACACAAGTGTCCGAAAgcatga